Below is a window of Anaeromyxobacter diazotrophicus DNA.
CCGAGGTGAGGTGGGCGTACTTGAGCGGCGACTTGAGGAAGCCGCGCCGCGCGCTGTGCCCCTGGTCGTCGTAGTAGCTCGTCTGGCCGGTGGGGTCGGTGTAGCGGAACAGCCGCTTGGCGCCGGTGACGGCGCCCTCGTAGCCGGCGGCCAGCACCTCGCCGTAGCGGAGCAGCTTGCCGTCGGCGAAGACCTTCTCCACCAGCACCTTCATGCGGTCGCCGCCGCGCACGTCCTGGTAGAAGTCGACGTCCCAGGCCAGCACGTCGGCGGCCAGGACGGCCAGCGCCGGGTCCTCGCCCGCCTTCTGCAGGCTCTCCCAGACCGACCCGCGGATCTCCACGTCGACCCGCGCCACCTCGGTGGTGAGCGCGACGGTGCGCTTCTCGCCGCGCAGCGCGCCGCCCTCGCCTGGCAGGACCGTCCACTCCTCGGCGGCGCTCTGGCGGTAGGTGAAGCGGCGCAGGCCCGCCTCGCCCTCGACCCGCTCGACCTGGATCTGGTCGCCCGGGCGGGAGCGGCGGAAGGGGAACTTGTCCGCCAGGGCGGCCAGGATCGCCTTCGCCTGGCCGGGGGCGAGCTGCAGGCGCGAGAGCGCCTGCGAGAGGGTCTGGTTCCGGGCGAGCCGGACGGTCAGGACCGACATGCGCAGCGGCGGCCGGGCGGGGGGCGCGAGGGCCACCGCGGGGGACGCCGGGGCGACCGCCGGCGCGGCCGTGGGCGCGGACGCGAGCGACGCCACCTCCGCCGGCACCGGGGCGCGCAGGCGCCCCAGGGCGCCGAGCAGCGAGACCGCGAGGATGGCGGCGAGGGCGGCGGAAGCGGCGAGGAGCCTGCCACGGCCGGGCTGCGGGGCGCTGTCACGGCGGTCGGTCACGCGCCCGGCAATCTAGCAGCTGGCGCGGGTGATCCCAAGGTCCGGGGACACGGAAAATTCCGGCCCAGGTGAGCCGGTGTGGTCCGGGGTGGCGGGGTGATCGACGGGTGGGGCCCCCGCAGGCGGGGAGGGCGGAGCCCTCCAGGCCGGGGCAGGCGAGCGATAGCGGCGAAGCCGCGCGCGAGCCTGCACGGGACCCGGCGAGCGGGGTGGGGCCCCGGCCAGCTTTGCTGGACGGGGCGGGGCGCAGCCCCGCTACAAGTCGATCTTCTTGTCGGAGTGGTCGCGCCCGTCGAAGCGGAAGATCACGCCCCGGCCGTCGAGCTTGCTGATCAGGTTCGCGGGGCGGCGCCAGAGGGACTGGAGGTTGCGCAGGGTGTCGCGGGCGTAGTCGACCTTGAGGTCGACGCCGTCGTGCTTGTGGATGAGCAGCAGCTCGCCGCGGTTCTCGTAGTTGCCGTCCTCGACCGCGATGATGGGCTGGCCGAAGTTCGTCAGCATGTGGAGGAGCTTGTCCTTCACCTTCCTGAACTCGCGCTCCACGATCTCCCAGCGCTGGTGCTTCTCGTTGTAGCCGAACGTGAAGAGCTGCTGGTCGACGCAGAACTCGAGGGTGAGGAACTCGTCGATGAAGGTCACGTCGTTGTAGTGCTTGCGGACCTCGAAGATCTTCTGCCGCCCCGCCCCGAGCTTGCGGTCCCAGCGGCGGCGCTCCTCGAAGGAGTCGCAGTCGTCGTACTCCTTCCCGAAGCGCCCCTTGTTCCAGCGGTCCTCGATGTCGCGCCACAGCTCGACGCCGAGCTTGTAGGGGTTGAGCTGGCCGGGGTGGGTGGCGAGCGTGCCGGAGTGGTGGTCGGCGTAGTCGATCAGCTCGGCGGCGGTGAGCGCCTTCTGCGTCATGATGGTGGAGTGCCAGTAGGTGGCCCACCCCTCGTTCATGATCTTGGTCTGCCCCTGCGGCGCGAAGTAGTAGGCCTCCTCGCGGATGATGGAGAGGACGTCGTGCTCCCAGCGCTCGAGCGGCGCCCACTCGAGCAGGAACTGGAGCACGTCGCGCTCCGGCCGCTCGGGGACCTTCTTCTGGCGCTGGAGGTCCTGCTCGATGCGCTCTTGCTGCGCGCGCATGAACTCGGGCGGGTTGATGTACTCCCGCATGTACTCGCGGCCGGTCTTGAACCCCTTCGCCACGTGCGGCTGCTGCTCGGCCTCGAGCTTCTTGTCGGCGTGCCGGCGCACGTACGGCGACTGGTAGTCGATGAGGTTCTCGATCGACAGGCAGCGGTCGATGAAGTCCTCGACCTTCTCCACCCCCAGCTCGTCCTGGTAGCGGCGCACGCGCGTGGCGTGGTTCGCCATCTGGTCCATCATCTTCCGGTTGGTGTGCCGGAACATGAAGTTGTTCTTGAAGAAGTCGACGTGGCCGAAGACGTGGGCCATGACGAGCTTCTGGTCCACGTCCATGTTGGACTCGAGCAGGTACGCGTACGAGGGGTCGTTGTTGATGACCATCTCGTAGATCTTCGAGAGGCCGTACTCGTACCCCTTCGAGAGCCGCTCGTAGTCCATCCCGAACCGCCAGTGCGGGTAGCGGTTGGGGAAGCCGCCGTACGCGGCCACCATGTTGATCTCGTCGAAGCCGAGCACCTCGAAGACGGTGTCGTAGAAGTCGAGGCCGTAGCCGCGCGCGTAGCCCTCGACCTGCTGGCGGATGTCGTGCAGGTGGGCGGGGAGGTGCGTGTTCTTCTGGCTCATGGGGTGCCCGTGGCGGTGGCGCTCGCGCCGCCGCCCTACTTCCCCTTCCCGAGGAACTGCTTGATGCTGCCGTAGATCGCCTCCTTGTCGGCGATCTCGGAGAGCGCCACGTTCTCGGCCGCGCCCACCGTCTCCTTGAGGTCCTTGATGAACTGGCCGGAGCCGTACGGGCTCTCCACCTGGCCGTAGCAGAAGAGGTTCACCGCCGGGAGGATGGAGGTCTTGAGCAGATCGACGCAGACGCGCGTGTCGTCCGCGCTCCAGTTGTCGCCGTCGGAGAAGTGGAACGGGTAGACGTTCCAGGCGCTCGGCGCGTACTCCGCGTCGATGATCTCCTTGCACAGCTTGTAGGCGGACGAGATCATCGTCCCGCCCGACTCGCGGGTGTGGAAGAAGGTCTCGCGATCCACCTCGCGCGCCACCGCGTCGTGGATGATGTAGCGGGTCTCGAGGCCCTTGTAGTGCTTGCGCAGCCAGGTGTCGATCCAGAAGGACTCGATCCGGACGATCTCCTTCTGCTCGTCCCCCATCGACCCGGACACGTCCATCATGTAGAGGACGACCGCGTTCGTCTCCGGGAGCGGCACCTGCTTCCAGGTCCGGTAGCGGCGGTCCTCTCGCACCGGCACGATCACCGGGCGCCGGTAGTTGTATGCGCCGCTCGCGATCTGCCGCCGCAGCGCCTGCTTGTAGGTGCGCTTGAAGTGGCGCAGCGACTCGGGGCCGGAGGGCGCCACCCCGGTGTACTTGATGCGGCTCGCGACGATGCGGTCCCGGCCGCGGGGCTGGATGCGCGGGAGCTGCAGCTCCTCGCCCAGGATGTCGGCCAGCTCCTCGAGCGAGACGTCCACCTCGAGGAGGTGCTGCCCCTCGCCCTGGCCGGCGGCGCCGGCGCCGTCGCCCGGCTGCGACGGGGAGAGCGGATCGCCCGGATCGCCCGCGCCCTGGCCGACCCCGCCCTGCTGCTTCTCGCCGAAGCGGAAGTGGGGGATGTCGATGGTCGGGACGGGGATGGTGATGAAGTCCTTCCCCTTCTTGCCGATCATCTCTCCCTTCTGGACGTACTTCTTCAGGTTGTTCTTGATCCGCCCGCGGACGATGTCGCGGAACCGGGCGTGATCCTGCTTGATCTTCAGGGACACCGCGTCATTCCTTCGCGTCCCCGCGGGCGAAGATGGACGCCACGAAGTTGAGCACGTCGGTGGAGCAGATCTCGCAGTAGCCGTAGTTCTTCACCAGCCGCTGCTTCACCACGTCGATCTTCTCCTGGGTCTCCCGGTCGACCACGCTCGCCACCAGGCTCTTCAGCTTGATCGAGTCCTTCTGGTCCTCGAACAGCTTCAGCTCGAGCGCCTTGTGCAGCCGCTCGTTCGTCCGGTAGTTGAAGGTCTTCCCCTCGATGGCGAGCGCGCCGATGTAGTTCATGATCTCGCGGCGGAAGTCGTCCTTCCGGCTCTCCGCGATGTCGATCTTCTCCTCGATCGACCGCATGAGGCGCTCGTCCGGCTCCTCGTACTGGCCGGTGTACTTGTTGCGGACCTTCTCCTTCTGCGTGTACGCCTTGATGTTGTCGATGTAGTTGGCGCACAGCTTGGTGATGGCGTCCTCGTCGGCGCTGATGGCGCGCTGCACCTCGTTCTTGACGGTGTCCTCGTACTCGCGCTTCACGTCGGTGAGGAGGTCGCGGAACTTCTTCCGCTGGTCCTCGGAGCTGATGAGCGAGTGCTGCCGCAGGCCCGCCTCGAGCTCGTTCAGCACCATGAACGGGTTCACGCACCCCTCGCCCTTGTCCGAGACGAGCGCGTTCGAGATCTTGTCCTGCACGTACCGGGGGCTGATGCCCTCCATGCCCTCGCGGTGCGCCTCCTTGCGCAGCTCCTTGATGTTGTCCTCGGTGAACGAGGGCAGGCTCTTGCCGTTGTAGAGCTTGAGCTTCTGCAGCAAGGTCAAGTTGTGCTTCTTCGGCTCCTCGAGCCGCGTCAGCACCGCCCACATGGCGGCCATCTCGAGGGTGTGCGGGGCGATGTGCTTGCCCCGGATCTTGTGCGCGTTGTAGTCGCGCTCGTAGATCTTCACCTCCTCGGCCAGCCGCGTGATGTACGGGATGTCGATCTTGACGGTGCGGTCGCGCAGCGCCTCCATGAACTCGTTGTTCTGGAGCTTGCGATACTCGGGCTCGTTGGTGTGGCCGACGATGACCTCGTCGATGTCGGTCTGCGGGAACTTCTTCGGCTTGATCTTGTGCTCCTGGGTCGCGCCGAGGAGGTCGTAGAGGAACGCGACGTCGAGCTTCAGGATCTCGACGAACTCGATGACGCCGCGGTTGGCGATGTTGAACTCGCCGTCGAAGTTGAAGGCGCGCGGGTCGGAGTCCGAGCCGTACTCCGCGATCTTCCGGTAGTTGATGTCGCCGGTGAGCTCGGTGGAGTCCTGGTTCTTCTCGTCCTTGGGCTGGAACGTCCCGATGCCGACCCGGTCCTTCTCGGACAGGATCTGCCGCCGCACCCGGACGTGGCTCATGACCTCCTGCCAGTCGCCCTTGTACTCGGTGAGCAGCTCCTTCTGGATGAACCGGCAGGCGGGGCACAGGTCGCCGGTGTCCGGGATGCGGTAGCCCGAGTCCGGCGGCGAGAGCTCGGCGTAGACGCGCTCGCGCCACTCCTGCGGGATGAGGTGGAGCGGCTCCTCGTGCATGGGGCAGGGCATGAGCTCGCGCCGCTTCACCCGGCCGCCGTTCGGCGCGTCCACCTCGCGCTCGACGTCCCAGCCGAAGGTGTAGAGCGCGCCATCGGCGGTCTTCGAGTAGGCCTCGAGCCCCTTCTTGAGCAGCCGGGCGATGGTGGACTTCGACGAGCCGACCGGGCCGTGGAGCAGGATGACGCGCTTCTCGGTGCCGTACTGCTGCGCCGCGCTCTTGAAGACGTTCACGAGCTTCATGAGCGCGATGTCGAGGCCGTAGATCGCGTCCTTCCCGCCGAACACCGGGTCGGTGAAGAAGTCGTACCGGATGAGCTTCTTCTTGTTGTCGAGGTACTCGGTCTTCCCGTGCGACAGGATCATGTCGTAGACGCGCTGGTAGGCGGTCCGCGTGACCTTGGGGTTCTTCCGCACGATCTCGAGGTAGTCCTCGAACGTGCCCTCCCAGTGCTGCTCGGAGTAGCTCCGGCGGTCCTGCATCTCTGCGATGCGGGACAGCCAGCCGGTGCCGGTTGCGGTGGTCAATTCGCGAGGCTCTCGCATGCACGCTCCCTTCAAGCCTGGACCAGTCGAGGATAGTGACCGCCCGGTGCTTGTGCAGGCGGGCATCACCGCTCACCCTTACGGGCTGGCGGGGCGTCGCGGGAGGCGCCGCCGGCGGCGGCGCGGCGGCCCGGAGGTCAGCGGCCGCGGTGGCGGAAGAACTCGACCTGCCAGCGCCGGACGGCGGCGTTATGACAGACGAGGTCGGGGCAGAAGACGTGCGTGCCGTCGTTGCGCGACACGAAGTAGAGGTCGTTGCACGCGGCCGGGTGGAGGGCGGCGCGCAGGGCGGCCGCTCCGGGGCTCGCGATCGGGCCCGGCGGGAGCCCGGCCACCGTATACGTGTTGTAGGGGTGCACCGCGAGCAGGTCCGCGCGGGTGATGTTCTGGGACCAGCGGCCCCCGTGGCGCAGCATGGTCGCGTACATCACGGTGGGGTCCGTCTGCAGGCGCATGCCGCGCCGGAGCCGGTTGTGGAAGACGCACGCGATGCGCGGCCGCTCCTCCGGCTGCCCCGTCTCCTTCTCGATGATCGAGGCGAGCGTGACGGCCTGCTTCTCGTCGAGCTTCACCTCGGGCGCTCGCCCGGCGTCGGCGTCGCGCCAGGCGGCCTTGAAGCGCTGCACCATGGCGGCCAGCACCGCGCGCGGCCGGGGGCCGCGCGGGAAGGTGTAGGTGTCGGGGAAGAGGAAGCCCTCCAGGTTGTCGGAGGGCACGCCGAGCTCGCGCGCGAGCGCAGGATCGCCCATGAGCGGCAGGAGCTCGGAGGCGCGCCCCAGGCCGGCCTGCTCGATCACCCCCGCGATCTCCTGCATGCGGAGGCCCTCGGCGACGGTGAACTGGTACAGCTTCACCTCGCCCCGGTAGACCTTCTCCAGCACCTCGTCGGGCCGGAGCGCGCCCGAGAACCCGTACTCTCCGGCCTTGAGCGGCCGGCGATCGCGCTTCCAGCCCTGCTTCCACCAGCGCAGCCAGCGCCAGGCGAGGCGCTCGTCCGAGAGCACCCCGGCGCGGGCGAGGAGGCGCACGACCTGGTGCGGGCCGGCGCCGGCGGGGATCTCGACCACCTTCTCCTCTTCGGAGCCGTAGGGCGCGTCGCGAAACCGCGCCAGCTCGCGCAGCTCGAAGGCGGCGACCGCGGCGGCGGCCGCGAGCGCGATCGCGACCAGGGCCGCGGCGATGCGGAGGGCTCTCATCCGGTCCTCGCGTCCAGCCACGTCTGCAGGATGACGGCGGCCGCCTCGGCGTCGATCACCGAGCGCTGCGCGCGGGCGGAGAGGCCCCGCTCGCGCAGGCGCACCGACGCCTCGAAGGTGGAGAGGCGCTCGTCGAAGAGCTCGACCGCCAGCCCCAGCTCGTCCGCCAGCTTGGCGGCGAAGGCGCGCGCCAGCCGGGCCGAGCCGCCCTCGGTCCCGTCCATGTTGAGCGGGAGCCCCACCACCGCCCGCGTCACCTCCCACTCGGCGACCACCCGGCGCAGCCGCGCCAGGTCGGCCGCCTCGCCTCGCCGCGCCACGGTCTCGAGCGGCCGCGCCGTCCCGAGGACGTCGTCCGCCAGCGCGAGGCCGATCCGGGCGCGCCCGAGGTCGAGGCCGAGGTAACGCACCGGCCGAATCTACGCCGAGCGGCCGCGCCGTCCAACCGTCCGCCGCGCGGCCGGAGGGGCGGGGCGCGCTCCCCGCCCTCGGGCCAACTGCCCGGAACCACGGCCCCGCCGGCTGGCATGGCGGGCGCTGTAGGGGAGGGTCGCTGGAACGAACCCTTCGAGCGAGGCGGACGGACATGGCGATTGCCGAGGTGGGCGGAGGCGCCCTGGCGCGGGGCGCGAGCGAGCTGGGCGACGCGGCGGGGCCGGCGCTGGCCGACAGCGCCGCGGCCCCGGCGCGGCGCCTCCCCGAGGCCTCCGTTGCGGGGGCGTGGGGGCGCGGCGCCCTCGACGACGCCGCGGCGGTCCCGGAGCAGGCGCGGCCGTACCCGCCCATGCCGGCGCGCACGGGCTACGCGCCGCGCGCGCTCGCCTTCACCGCGGCGGAGCGGGGCTATGCGAGCCCGAGCGCGACGGCGAAGGCGGCGTCGAAGACCTCCGCGACCGCGACCGCGAAGAAGGCGTCCTCGTCCAGGACCACGGCGACCAAGACGTCCGCGAAGACGACCTCGAAGACCACGTCGAAGAGCACCTCCGCCGAGCTGGCGTTCCTGAGCGACCCGCGCCTCAGCATCGAGGACAAGCTGTTCCAGTTCATGGCGCTCATGCAGCAGAAGAGCGACCGCGAGCTCGTGGACGCCATGAAGCAGTACGAGGTCAAGAAGGCCGCGTCGGCCGCGAAGAGCGGCTCGACCAGCAAGTCGTCGGGCGGCGCGGGGGACGAGCCGAAGACCTCCGGCGGAGGCGGCGGCGGGGGGCTGTTCGGCGCGCTCGGGGACGCGCTCGGCGGGCTCGCCAAGACGGTGGTCGGCGGCGCCGAGTCGCTGGCGAAGGACCTCGGCGGGCCACTCCTCGCGGCCGGGTGCACCGCGGTCGGGCTGCCCTTCCTGGCGCCGGTCGCGCTGGAGGTCGGCGGGACGCTGGCGAAGACGGCGGTGAGCGGCCTCGCCGCGGCGGCCGGGCTCGACGCGCTGGGCTCGCCGGCGAAGTCGAGCGGGGGCTCGAGCCGCGCCGCGGCCTCCGGCACCTCGAAGGCCTCCAGCTCGGCGGCCGGCGCCTCCTCGAAGAGCGCGGCGGCGGACGACGGCGAGCTCGACGAGAAGCTCGAGATGATGAAGCTGCAGCGGCTGGTGGAGAAGCAGTCGACGATGTTCGCAGCCCTGTCGAACGTCCTCAAGGCGCTGCACGAGAGCCAGATGTCGGCCGTGAACAACATCCGTTGATGGGAGGCGCCGTGATCACCCTGGAGGAGCTGGCGAGCGGGACCACCCTGGCCGAGGCGCAGGGCATGACGGAGGAGCTGGGGCGCGCCGCGGCCCGGCTGGCGGGCGCGGAGCTGGAGGCGGGGCGGCTCGAGACCGCCCGGGAGATCCTGGAGGGCCTGGCCGTCACGAACCCTCACGACCCCGCGCCGTGGGCCATGCTGGCGCTCGTCGCGCGGCGGCGGGGGCGCCTCCTCGCCGCGCGCGTCTGCGCCGAGACCGCCTACCGGCTCGCGCCCGAGGACGCCCAGGTCCGGCTGGTCCGGGCCGAGGTCCTCCTCTGCGACCCGGAGGAGCGCGGGCGCGCCCGGGCCGAGCTGGCGGGGCTCGCCGGCGCCGAGGCGACGGTGGCGGCGCGGGCGCGGGCGCTCCTCACCGCCCTCGGCTGAATCGCGACGAAGGGCGCGGCGGGCGCGGTATGCTCGATCCGCGTGTCTCCTCCGCTCCGCTTCCTGCTCGTCTGCCTGGCCGGCGCGGCCGGCACGGGCGCGCGCTTCCTCGTCACGACCGGTCTGCTGCGCTGGCTCGGCCCCGCCTTTCCGAGCGGTACGCTGACGGTGAACCTCGTGGGGTCGCTGCTCCTGGGCGTGATCATGGAGCTCGCGCTCCACGGCGCGGTCGGGCCCGACACCCGCGTCGTGCTCGCCGCGGGCGTGATGGGAGGGTTCACGACCTACTCCTCGTTCAACTACGAGGCGCTCGGGTACCTCCAGCGCGGAGCGTGGGCGCTGTTCGCCGGTTATCTCGCGGCCACCGTGCTGGGCTGCCTCGCGATGGGGGCGCTCGGGGTCGCTGGGGCGCGCTGGCTCCTCGCCGGGTGAGCGGCGGCGCCGCGCCGGCGAAGCTTGACGATCGCGGGGAACCTCGGGGATATTCCGCGCGCGTACCTGACCGAAGGAGCGCGATGAGCGAGAAGGAAGCGGGCATCGAGGTCCAGGGCACCGTCGAGGAGGCGCTCGCCGGGGGCATGTACCGCGTCAAGGTGGACCAGGGCCCGACCGTCCTCGCCTACGCCTCCGGGAAGATGAAGAAGTTCCACATCCGCATCATCCCCGGCGACCGCGTCAAGCTCGAGCTCTCCCCGTACGACCTCACCCGCGGTCGCATCACCTACCGCGACAAGTAGCGGTCCGGCTCCGCGATGGCGGCTCCACGCAGGCGCTGGCTGGACCGGCAGCGCGGGATCGCGGTGCTCCTCATGGTCGAGGTGCACACGCTCGACGCCTGGCTCGCGCCGCGCAGCGGCGAGGGG
It encodes the following:
- a CDS encoding PrkA family serine protein kinase, whose product is MREPRELTTATGTGWLSRIAEMQDRRSYSEQHWEGTFEDYLEIVRKNPKVTRTAYQRVYDMILSHGKTEYLDNKKKLIRYDFFTDPVFGGKDAIYGLDIALMKLVNVFKSAAQQYGTEKRVILLHGPVGSSKSTIARLLKKGLEAYSKTADGALYTFGWDVEREVDAPNGGRVKRRELMPCPMHEEPLHLIPQEWRERVYAELSPPDSGYRIPDTGDLCPACRFIQKELLTEYKGDWQEVMSHVRVRRQILSEKDRVGIGTFQPKDEKNQDSTELTGDINYRKIAEYGSDSDPRAFNFDGEFNIANRGVIEFVEILKLDVAFLYDLLGATQEHKIKPKKFPQTDIDEVIVGHTNEPEYRKLQNNEFMEALRDRTVKIDIPYITRLAEEVKIYERDYNAHKIRGKHIAPHTLEMAAMWAVLTRLEEPKKHNLTLLQKLKLYNGKSLPSFTEDNIKELRKEAHREGMEGISPRYVQDKISNALVSDKGEGCVNPFMVLNELEAGLRQHSLISSEDQRKKFRDLLTDVKREYEDTVKNEVQRAISADEDAITKLCANYIDNIKAYTQKEKVRNKYTGQYEEPDERLMRSIEEKIDIAESRKDDFRREIMNYIGALAIEGKTFNYRTNERLHKALELKLFEDQKDSIKLKSLVASVVDRETQEKIDVVKQRLVKNYGYCEICSTDVLNFVASIFARGDAKE
- the infA gene encoding translation initiation factor IF-1, with the protein product MSEKEAGIEVQGTVEEALAGGMYRVKVDQGPTVLAYASGKMKKFHIRIIPGDRVKLELSPYDLTRGRITYRDK
- a CDS encoding tetratricopeptide repeat protein, coding for MITLEELASGTTLAEAQGMTEELGRAAARLAGAELEAGRLETAREILEGLAVTNPHDPAPWAMLALVARRRGRLLAARVCAETAYRLAPEDAQVRLVRAEVLLCDPEERGRARAELAGLAGAEATVAARARALLTALG
- a CDS encoding CrcB family protein, which translates into the protein MSPPLRFLLVCLAGAAGTGARFLVTTGLLRWLGPAFPSGTLTVNLVGSLLLGVIMELALHGAVGPDTRVVLAAGVMGGFTTYSSFNYEALGYLQRGAWALFAGYLAATVLGCLAMGALGVAGARWLLAG
- a CDS encoding SpoVR family protein, with protein sequence MSQKNTHLPAHLHDIRQQVEGYARGYGLDFYDTVFEVLGFDEINMVAAYGGFPNRYPHWRFGMDYERLSKGYEYGLSKIYEMVINNDPSYAYLLESNMDVDQKLVMAHVFGHVDFFKNNFMFRHTNRKMMDQMANHATRVRRYQDELGVEKVEDFIDRCLSIENLIDYQSPYVRRHADKKLEAEQQPHVAKGFKTGREYMREYINPPEFMRAQQERIEQDLQRQKKVPERPERDVLQFLLEWAPLERWEHDVLSIIREEAYYFAPQGQTKIMNEGWATYWHSTIMTQKALTAAELIDYADHHSGTLATHPGQLNPYKLGVELWRDIEDRWNKGRFGKEYDDCDSFEERRRWDRKLGAGRQKIFEVRKHYNDVTFIDEFLTLEFCVDQQLFTFGYNEKHQRWEIVEREFRKVKDKLLHMLTNFGQPIIAVEDGNYENRGELLLIHKHDGVDLKVDYARDTLRNLQSLWRRPANLISKLDGRGVIFRFDGRDHSDKKIDL
- the ruvX gene encoding Holliday junction resolvase RuvX produces the protein MRYLGLDLGRARIGLALADDVLGTARPLETVARRGEAADLARLRRVVAEWEVTRAVVGLPLNMDGTEGGSARLARAFAAKLADELGLAVELFDERLSTFEASVRLRERGLSARAQRSVIDAEAAAVILQTWLDARTG
- a CDS encoding DUF444 family protein; protein product: MSLKIKQDHARFRDIVRGRIKNNLKKYVQKGEMIGKKGKDFITIPVPTIDIPHFRFGEKQQGGVGQGAGDPGDPLSPSQPGDGAGAAGQGEGQHLLEVDVSLEELADILGEELQLPRIQPRGRDRIVASRIKYTGVAPSGPESLRHFKRTYKQALRRQIASGAYNYRRPVIVPVREDRRYRTWKQVPLPETNAVVLYMMDVSGSMGDEQKEIVRIESFWIDTWLRKHYKGLETRYIIHDAVAREVDRETFFHTRESGGTMISSAYKLCKEIIDAEYAPSAWNVYPFHFSDGDNWSADDTRVCVDLLKTSILPAVNLFCYGQVESPYGSGQFIKDLKETVGAAENVALSEIADKEAIYGSIKQFLGKGK
- a CDS encoding M23 family metallopeptidase, with amino-acid sequence MTDRRDSAPQPGRGRLLAASAALAAILAVSLLGALGRLRAPVPAEVASLASAPTAAPAVAPASPAVALAPPARPPLRMSVLTVRLARNQTLSQALSRLQLAPGQAKAILAALADKFPFRRSRPGDQIQVERVEGEAGLRRFTYRQSAAEEWTVLPGEGGALRGEKRTVALTTEVARVDVEIRGSVWESLQKAGEDPALAVLAADVLAWDVDFYQDVRGGDRMKVLVEKVFADGKLLRYGEVLAAGYEGAVTGAKRLFRYTDPTGQTSYYDDQGHSARRGFLKSPLKYAHLTSGFGSRMHPVLGYVKAHQGVDYGAPAGTPVWAVGDGTVAQAGWNGACGKSVTLHHRNGLDTVYCHLSAVAVHAGARVSQKQLIGAVGTTGRSTGPHLHYAVRRGGAFVNPLSLKVPREAPIAEKHRADFEAKVAPLRARLDGAPVA
- the mltG gene encoding endolytic transglycosylase MltG, with product MRALRIAAALVAIALAAAAAVAAFELRELARFRDAPYGSEEEKVVEIPAGAGPHQVVRLLARAGVLSDERLAWRWLRWWKQGWKRDRRPLKAGEYGFSGALRPDEVLEKVYRGEVKLYQFTVAEGLRMQEIAGVIEQAGLGRASELLPLMGDPALARELGVPSDNLEGFLFPDTYTFPRGPRPRAVLAAMVQRFKAAWRDADAGRAPEVKLDEKQAVTLASIIEKETGQPEERPRIACVFHNRLRRGMRLQTDPTVMYATMLRHGGRWSQNITRADLLAVHPYNTYTVAGLPPGPIASPGAAALRAALHPAACNDLYFVSRNDGTHVFCPDLVCHNAAVRRWQVEFFRHRGR